From Macrobrachium nipponense isolate FS-2020 chromosome 6, ASM1510439v2, whole genome shotgun sequence, a single genomic window includes:
- the LOC135216223 gene encoding uncharacterized protein LOC135216223: protein MSSGKKSLTVNEILAELEKEDIAADVFIEPADDGLTDEDSADEDQGGLIDNLSGKQLDAAGEAALPNGVRLGNLGEDLENYDDSSYCFKTPKWTRKATFSSPKPIFPEANYSQYRNLSPCELFELFFDEEVFRLIIEQSALYARYKGEISFSTNEKELKVFLPWHITFIWHCSSSITETLLEEFLQ, encoded by the exons ATGAGTTCAGGCAAAAA gtctcTGACTGTCAATGAAATACTAGCAGAGTTAGAAAAAGAAGATATTGCTGCAGATGTTTTTATTGAGCCTGCTGATGATGGTCTGACTGACGAAGATTCTGCTGATGAAGATCAAGGTGGTCTAATTGATAATCTCTCGGGTAAACAATTAGATGCTGCAGGTGAAGCAGCTCTTCCAAATGGAGTTCGGCTTGGAAATTTAGGAGAGGACTTGGAGAACTATGATGACTCTAGTTATTGCTTCAAAACTCCAAAGTGGACTAGAAAGGCAACATTTTCTTCACCAAAACCAATTTTTCCTGAGGCGAATTACAGTCAATACCGGAACTTATCACCATGTGAATTATTCGAATTGTTTTTTGATGAGGAAGTCTTCAGATTGATAATAGAACAGTCAGCTCTTTATGCTCGTTACAAGGGAGAAATTTCCTTCTcaacaaatgaaaaagaactaaAGGTTTTCCTTCCTTGGCATATTACTTTTATCTGGCATTGTTCCAGTTCCATCACGGAGACTTTACTGGAAGAATTTCTCCAGTGA